One segment of Rosa chinensis cultivar Old Blush chromosome 6, RchiOBHm-V2, whole genome shotgun sequence DNA contains the following:
- the LOC112169089 gene encoding uncharacterized protein LOC112169089 isoform X2 → MGKTQIGVSFRSVDEHAPSFEDTSPAPVIDGGGGVRSIRTQSKVLNKISATSPNLPAVSSLLLLRLLWNVNLSWCFDWSSMSIAEALRLQVELQKQLHEQLERHQFFSGIDWSARSNKILTSYQDWNLFPCTFF, encoded by the exons ATGGGTAAAACCCAAATTGGGGTTTCTTTTAGATCTGTGGATGAACACGCACCAAGTTTTGAAGACACGAGCCCAGCACCTGTAATTGACGGTGGTGGAGGAGTCAGAAGCATCAGGACGCAGAGCAAG GTGCTAAATAAGATAAGTGCTACTTCACCAAATCTCCCTGCTGTTTCTTCACTACTGCTTCTAAGGTTGCTTTGGAATGTTAATCTTTCTTGGTGTTTTGATTG GAGCAGTATGAGTATTGCTGAAGCATTGCGATTGCAGGTAGAACTCCAAAAGCAGCTTCATGAACAACTTGAG CGTCACCAATTTTTTTCTGGGATAGATTGGAGTGCAAGGTCAAACAAAATACTTACTTCATATCAGGATTGGAACTT ATTTCCTTGTACCTTCTTTTAA
- the LOC112169089 gene encoding uncharacterized protein LOC112169089 isoform X3, with protein MGKTQIGVSFRSVDEHAPSFEDTSPAPVIDGGGGVRSIRTQSKVLNKISATSPNLPAVSSLLLLRSSMSIAEALRLQVELQKQLHEQLERHQFFSGIDWSARSNKILTSYQDWNLRRFPCTFF; from the exons ATGGGTAAAACCCAAATTGGGGTTTCTTTTAGATCTGTGGATGAACACGCACCAAGTTTTGAAGACACGAGCCCAGCACCTGTAATTGACGGTGGTGGAGGAGTCAGAAGCATCAGGACGCAGAGCAAG GTGCTAAATAAGATAAGTGCTACTTCACCAAATCTCCCTGCTGTTTCTTCACTACTGCTTCTAAG GAGCAGTATGAGTATTGCTGAAGCATTGCGATTGCAGGTAGAACTCCAAAAGCAGCTTCATGAACAACTTGAG CGTCACCAATTTTTTTCTGGGATAGATTGGAGTGCAAGGTCAAACAAAATACTTACTTCATATCAGGATTGGAACTT GAGAAGATTTCCTTGTACCTTCTTTTAA
- the LOC112169089 gene encoding uncharacterized protein LOC112169089 isoform X1 — protein sequence MGKTQIGVSFRSVDEHAPSFEDTSPAPVIDGGGGVRSIRTQSKVLNKISATSPNLPAVSSLLLLRLLWNVNLSWCFDWSSMSIAEALRLQVELQKQLHEQLERHQFFSGIDWSARSNKILTSYQDWNLRRFPCTFF from the exons ATGGGTAAAACCCAAATTGGGGTTTCTTTTAGATCTGTGGATGAACACGCACCAAGTTTTGAAGACACGAGCCCAGCACCTGTAATTGACGGTGGTGGAGGAGTCAGAAGCATCAGGACGCAGAGCAAG GTGCTAAATAAGATAAGTGCTACTTCACCAAATCTCCCTGCTGTTTCTTCACTACTGCTTCTAAGGTTGCTTTGGAATGTTAATCTTTCTTGGTGTTTTGATTG GAGCAGTATGAGTATTGCTGAAGCATTGCGATTGCAGGTAGAACTCCAAAAGCAGCTTCATGAACAACTTGAG CGTCACCAATTTTTTTCTGGGATAGATTGGAGTGCAAGGTCAAACAAAATACTTACTTCATATCAGGATTGGAACTT GAGAAGATTTCCTTGTACCTTCTTTTAA
- the LOC112169176 gene encoding 1-aminocyclopropane-1-carboxylate oxidase homolog 1 has translation MYHKMANTEERLRQLKAFDESKAGVKGLVDDGITKVPSIFICKPEDPSAENIPSFGNPTGQHRFSIPVVDLGDVIAGRPAKVIQDIRRAAESVGFFYVVNHGIPKTVLEEMLEATRGFHELPREVKAEYYTRDPKRKVKYFSSYNLYESKFAAWRDSLFCDMALEPLDPQELPLVCRDITMEYSNQVHKLGVTLFELLSQALGLKPNHLISLDCAKEHLIASHYYPPCPEPELTIGTANHSDGTFITILLQDHIGGLQVLHENQWIDVIPMPGALIVNIGNFMQIISNDKFVSVDHRVLAKKEGPRVSVGCFFRPATSDNSSRLYEPIKELTSKENPPIYRTITTKEYFTEYYKNSINEVPVLKSLKL, from the exons ATGTACCACAAAATGGCCAATACTGAAGAGCGTCTGCGACAGCTAAAGGCCTTTGACGAATCCAAAGCTGGTGTCAAAGGTCTTGTCGATGATGGAATCACCAAAGTCCCATCCATTTTCATCTGCAAGCCAGAAGATCCCTCAGCCGAGAACATCCCAAGTTTCGGCAATCCAACTGGCCAACACCGATTCAGTATACCAGTTGTGGATCTTGGTGATGTTATCGCTGGAAGGCCTGCTAAGGTGATCCAAGATATCCGGCGGGCTGCAGAGAGTGTGGGGTTCTTTTATGTGGTTAACCATGGGATACCCAAGACAGTGTTGGAGGAGATGCTTGAGGCGACGCGTGGGTTTCATGAGCTGCCAAGGGAGGTGAAGGCTGAGTACTATACTAGGGATCCCAAGAGGAAGGTCAAATACTTTAGTAGCTATAATTTGTACGAGTCAAAGTTTGCTGCTTGGAGGGACAGCTTGTTTTGTGACATGGCTCTGGAGCCCTTGGATCCCCAAGAATTGCCTCTGGTTTGCAG GGATATAACCATGGAGTATTCTAATCAAGTACACAAATTAGGTGTCACTTTGTTTGAATTGCTATCTCAGGCACTCGGACTCAAACCTAACCATCTTATCAGTTTGGATTGCGCAAAAGAGCATCTTATTGCTAGTCACTACTATCCTCCATGTCCTGAGCCTGAGCTCACAATTGGCACAGCCAACCACTCAGATGGCACTTTCATAACAATTCTACTTCAAGATCATATTGGTGGACTTCAGGTTTTGCATGAAAACCAGTGGATTGATGTTATTCCTATGCCTGGAGCTCTAATAGTCAACATTGGAAATTTTATGCAG ATAATCTCAAATGATAAGTTCGTAAGCGTTGATCATAGAGTGTTGGCAAAGAAAGAAGGTCCAAGAGTATCTGTGGGATGTTTTTTCAGACCTGCTACATCGGATAATTCGTCGAGGCTGTACGAGCCAATTAAAGAGTTGACAAGCAAAGAAAATCCACCCATTTATCGAACAATTACCACAAAAGAATATTTTACAGAGTATTACAAAAACTCTATAAATGAGGTCCCTGTTCTAAAATCTTTGAAGTTGTGA